From the genome of Hymenobacter gelipurpurascens:
CGAGTTTGGCAATCCACAAGACGTATTTCTGTTCCAGAACAAGAAATACACGATGAATTTTCTGAACTATTATATCCGCTATTGCTACGCCCAGCAATACATTAAGCTACAAGGCGACGAAGTAATAGTAGAACTCGGTTCGGGCTCCGGCTATCAAACAGAAATTCTAAAAAAGGCTTACCCAAACCTCACTATTCTCTGCTTCGACTTACCGGCCCAACTGTATTTGTGCGAAAAATACCTGACGGGTGTATTCGGCCCCGATGCCATCGAAAGCTCAGAAAACACCCTACACATCACCGATTTATCAAACATCAAAAAGGGCAAAATCAACTTCTTAGGCAACTGGCAAATGCCACTGCTCAAAGGGTTTGCGTTTGATGTATTCTGGAATGCGGCCAGCTTCGGGGAGATGGAGCCACACATCGTAGAGAACTACCTGAGCTACATCCAAGAGGAAGCAGCTTGGGTTTACCTGCTCCAAGCTCGCAAGGGCAAAGAAAGCACCGAGTCGAAAGGAGTGCAGCAGCCCATCCGTTTCGAGGATTACAATGCCATGCTGAGCAGCTCCCATGCCCTAGTACACGAGGGAGATGCCTACGAAGCCAACCGACGAATGGCCAAAACCGGCGGCTATTTCCAGGCCGTGTGGAGTAATAAGGCTTAATGACTCCAGTTGTACACATTGACGGAGTTCAATAGCGAGTAGACAAAGGTGGGGGTATAGTAGCTACAAACTACTTATGAATCGTGTGAATAAGTATAAATTGGAGAAAGCTCAAGCTTGGGTTGAGGCAGGCAAACAGATTGGCAAATCCCAGTTTTTGCTTAAAGGCCAGCATTCTTATTATGTAGCTGCAGCCGTTCAAAAATGGCGAGGCATCTACAAAGTATCAATTTGTGAAATTGAAGAAACCCAAATGGCGGGTGAAGTATTTGAACGTGATGAAGAGCTAGATTTCGAAAGCTTCGAGCAAGTCATAGCTTTTTTTCAGAACAGTTCTTTAATCCTATTTTCTGAATTAAAACCTTTAAAAGGGCAGAAATTATTTAATCCAGAATTTTAAAATCTACCTACTGCAGCTGCTGACCATATATTCTGACTATACCTCTTACTATTTTATAGTTAATTACTTCTTTATATAACGTCTGAACAATCTCATCTGTAATTACCGTCACTTCAGGTGGCATCAGTCTGCCTATGTGGGTTACCACAATAGGGTCGAGTTCTATCCATTCTACATCTTCTATTCGTTCGGGGCCAACTACTTCAATGTAGCCTTTAACAGGTAAGCCAAAACCACCGCGCCATTCAGTTGCTAGGTCTTCGTGATAGACTTTAAGCCTGACCTTACAGCATGTTCTTTTTATTAAATATTGTATTGCTATTAGCTTATCCATCTGGCTACTACTTCAATCGTTACTTGTAATTATTCTCTCCCTCGAACCTATACATAACATAGCAAAAACGCCGTTTTTCTATACCTTCCGGCGTCTATCTAAGCTCCTCACTATCCATGCTATTCCGTTTCGTTTCTCGCCTGCCGCTGCTGGTGCTGCTGGCATTGCTATGCGCCTGCTCTAAGTCGGGCTCCGATGCCAGCCAGGACCCTAACGGCGAGGAAATTGACCCGTACCAAAACTTGGTGTTTCAGTTTGCTGATGCAGTGGCGAGCAAGGACCAGCAGGACCGCTGGGATACGGTGCAGGTAGTGAGGTTCGAGCCGGCTATGCGCGGCAAGTTCAAGTGGACTTCCGATAGAGAGCTGATATTCTCGCCTAGCACGCCCTTCCGGCCTAGCACCGCCTTTACCGCTACCCTGCGCAAAGAGGCGCTGCCGGAAGGTAAGCGCAACGTGGAGCTGCCCGAGAACCGCCATAAATTCCATACGCCCTACCTGCAACTGCAGGAGCCGCAGGCATTCTGGGGCCGCTCGGAGCGGGCGGCAGGTACCGCCGAAATGCGGGTGGAGCTGCCTTTCAATTATAGTGTAAAGCCTGCCGACGTGAAGCCCTTGCTGCGCGTGACGCAGGACGGGCAGCCCGTAGCCTTTGAGGTAAGCGGGGAGCCGGGCCAGGTCGTGCGCGTGAGCCTCAACCAGCAGGTGCGGCCCGGAAGCCCGCTCACGGTAGCGCTTGGCCAGGGTCTGCGCGCCCAGGGCAGCGACCAGGCCTCCACTTCCGAGTACGAAAAGCAGGTACAGGTACCCGCCCCAGAGGCGCTGGAAGTGCGCTCCATCACGGGCACGCTACAATCCGCTGACCCAATAATCACTATCCTGACCAACCAGCCGGTAACAACCGGTGACTTACGCAATGCGCTGTCGGTTTCGCCGCAGGTGGCCTACGAGGTGGAGGAACTGGAAAGTGGCTTCCGGCTCAAGGGTGGCTTCGAGGTGGGCAAGAGCTACCGGGTGAGCTTGCGCCAAGGGCTGCGAGGTAGCCTAGGCGGGCATTTGGGTGAAGATTTTACTCAGACAGTAAGCTTCTCCGACGAGCGGCCGACCATCAGCTTTGCCAGCGCCGAGAAGGCCATGTACCTCGATGCGCTGGGCTCCCGCAACCTGGGCGTGCGCATCAACGAGGTAGGGCAGGTGAAAGTGACAATTGCCAAGGTCTATGCCAACAACATTCAGCAGCTGTTGCGCGGCGGCATCCAATACGGCTACGACGGCGAAGAATCGGGTGAGGAAGAGGAAAGTGAGGAAGGCGGCTACGTGGACCACTCCTACCAGTACTACGACGTAGAGACGTTGGGCAACGTGCTCACGGAGCGCACCTACACCGTGTCGGGCTTGCCGAAGGCGCAGGGGCTGCGGCTGCTGAATTTGAACCTGAAGGACCTTGAGTTTGCGGGCGGGCTGAAAGGCCTCTATATCATCAAGGTGCAGGATACCGAGCGCCAGTGGCTGCAGGTGAGCAAGCTGGTGGCCGTGTCGGATATCGGGCTGATTGTGAAGCAGGGTAAGGCCGGCAGCACGCTGGTGTTTGCCAACTCTATCCGTAACGCCAAGGCGCTAAGCGGCGTGGAAATGCGCTTTATCAGCACCAACAACCAGGTGATGGGCACCGGCCTTACCAACCGCGAGGGGGTAGCGAAATTCGACAGCACCGCCCAGAATGGCCGCTTCCGGCTGGGCATGGTGATGGCCCAGCAGGGCAACGATTTCACCTTCCTCGACCTAAGCCGCAGCCGCGTAGAAACTTCCCGCTTCGAGGTGGGTGGCCTACAGAGCAACACCGCCCGCTACCAGGCCTTCCTCTACGGCGACCGGGACCTGTACCGCCCCGGCGACACCATCCAGACCAACACCGTTATCCGGACCGAGGACTGGCAGGCGCCGCCCAAGGGTCTGCCAGTGAAGATCAGGCTGCTGCTGCCCACCGGCAAGGAGTACGCGAGTCTGCAAAAAACACTGAACGCGGCTGGCTCCTTCGAGGCGCGCTTCCTGCTGCCTCCGGCCGTGATGACTGGCCTTTACACCCTGGAAGTGCTGACCGGCAACGACGTGCTGCTGACTTCGCGCAAGCTCTCGGTGGAAGAATTTATTCCGGACCGCATGAAGGTGACCGTGAAAGCCTCTAGGCCAGTCGTGAAGCCCGGCCAGACGGTGGAGGCGCAGATTACAGCCCAGAACCTGTTTGGCCCACCGGCCGCCGACCGCAAGTTCGAGGTAGAATTTTCGCTCAAGGAAAAGCCCTTCACCCCAAAAAACTACGCCGATTACACCTTCGCCATCAATAGCGGCGACAAACAGCGCGGCACCTACGGCGACCAGGTTTCTACGCCTATTTCCGACCGTTTCGAGAAGACCACCCGCGAAGGCACCACCGATGCCGCCGGCCGCGGCACCGCCACCTACGAGGTGCCCGATTATTCTGACCTAGGCATCCTGGAAGGCGCGGCCTTCACGACGGTATTTGATGAAACTGGCCGCCCCGTAAACCGCCTAGCTACCTTCGAGGTGCAAACCCAGCCGGTGCTGTTTGGGGTGAAAAACATGGATGAGCTGGTGCAAACCCGCCAGGCCCTGCCGGTACGGCTGGTGGCCCTCACGCCGGCCGGCAGGCCTACTTCGGCCCAGGCCACGGTGCGCGTGGTGCGCCTGCTCTGGGAAACGGTAATTGAGCGCCAGGGCGGCCGCTACATCTACAACTCGCAGAAGCGTGAGCAGGTGGTGCTGAGCCGCAACGTGACGGTAGCCAGCGGCGGCTCTGATGCCGGTCTGGGCTTCACGCCCACCTATTCCGGTGAGTACGAAATCCGGGTTTCTAGGCCAGGGGCCGTGACCTACGTGGCTCAGCGCGTGTATGCCTACGGCTACGGCGACACCCAGAGCAATTCCTTCGAGGTGAACAACGAGGGCGAGGTGACCATTGAGGCCGACAAGCCCAAGTACGAGCCCGGCGAAACCGCCAACCTCCTGCTGAAAACGCCCTTCCCTGGCCGCGTGCTTGTGACGGTGGAGCGAGACCGGGTGCTCGACCACTTCTACGTGAACACCGACGAGAAATCGGCCCGCGTGAGCATTCCCATTCGTACCGGCCACGTGCCCAACGTGTACGTGACGGCCACCGCCATCCGCGAAATCAAGGACAACCGCCTACCTCTCACGGTGGCCCGGGGCTTTGTGCCGCTGACGGTAGAAAAGCCCGGTGCCAAGCTGCAAGTAGCTATTAAAGCCCCCGCGCAAAGCCGCTCCCAGACCGCCCAGACCATTGAGGTAACCACCGCCCCCGGCGCCCAGGTAACGCTGGCTATGGTAGACGAGGGCATTCTGCAGATGAAGGATTACCGCAAGCCCGACCCCTACGGCTACTTCTATCAGAAGCGCGCCCTGGAAGTACAGGCCTACGACGTATACCCTTTCCTGCTGCCCGAACTAGGGACCAGCAGCACCGGCGGCGACGGCTACGACCTCTCGCGCCGCACCACGCCCGTGCCCAACCGCCGCGTGAAGCTGCTGGCCAAATGGAGCGGCGTGCTCACCGCCGACGCCAGCGGAAAGGCTCGCTACAAGCTGCAAGTGCCCCAGTTCAGTGGGGCCGTGCGCATCATGGCAGTGGCCTACAAAAACGACGCCTTCGGTTCCGCCGAGCACACCATGCGCGTTGCCGACCCGGTAGTCATCAGCACCGCCCTCCCCCGCTTCCTCAGCCCTGGCGACACGATTGACGTGCCCGTCACGCTGACGAATACGACGGGGAAAGCCATAGATGTACAAGCACTGCTAATTTCTGGCTCCATTAATCAAGCAGAAGTATTTTCAAAAAGCGGAGATGAAATTGATGAACTACCAGGTCATGAACATGAATATCTAAATCCGAAGGGTACAAGAAGCTATTTCATCAGACTACGCCCTAATGCTGAAAGGCGGGTACTATTTCATCTGGTAGCCAAATCAGTTGGTAATTCTGTAATCAAGGTTCGTGCTCATGACCTGAAGATGTCGGCTAAAGGTGGCGCTTCAGATATCTTCACTGAAACCATCGAACTACCCATCCGCCCAGCTTCGCCGCTGCAGAAGCGCACGGGAGCGGGCGTGGTGGCGGGCGGCGCGGCCAAGCAGCTGAACCTGAAAACCGACTTCCTGCCTTCGTCGCTGCGGAGCCAGCTGGTGGTGAGCCGCTCCCCAATGACGGAGTTTGCCAAGGACCTGCGCTACCTGCTGCAATACCCCTACGGCTGCCTGGAGCAAACCGTGTCGGCGGCTTTCCCACAGCTGTACTATGGTGATTTGGCCGCCACGCTAGGCCAGAAAACCGGCAAAACCGGCAAGGCTGGCCTGTTCAACCCCAACTACCACGTGCAGGAAGCCATCCGGAAGGTGGAAGCCCAGCAGATGTACAACGGCTCCCTCAGCTACTGGCCCGGCGGCGACTACGACAACTGGTGGGCCACCATCTACGCCGCTCACTTCCTGCTGGAAGCCCAGCAAGCCGGCTTTGATGTGAACAAGAATGTCCTCGATAGGGTGCTGCGCTATCTGCAAGCCCGCGTGCGCAAGCGTGAAACCGATACCTACAACATCATCCAGACCGGCGGCGTGATTCAGCCCGTTACGCTGGCCAAGAAGGAAGTGGCCTACTCCCTCTACGTACTAGCCCTGGCCGGCCGCCCCGATGCCGTAGGCCTCAACTATTACAAAGCCAACCGTCCCCAACTGGCCGAGGATTCGCGCTACTTGCTGGCGGCAGCCTTCGCCCTGAGCGGCAACCAGCGCGGCTACCAGAGCACCGTGCCCACCCGCTTCGGCGCCTCGCCCAGCATCGCCGGCCGTCAGCTCGATGGGGCTTTCTCCTCCCCCATCCGCGACGAGGCCCTGGTGCTCAACGCCCTACTCGCCGCCGACCCAGCCAACCCACAGGTAAACACGCTAGCCCGTCAGCTCAGTCGCCAGGTGAAACAGGCCGGCTGGCTTAACACCCAGGAACGGGCATTTGCGCTGCTGGCCCTGGGCAAGCTGGCGAAGAAAAACGCCGGTAGCACCGTAGTAGCTAGCCTGTTGGCCGATGGCAAAACTATCGGTAACTTCTCGGGCAAAGACCTCACGGTAAGCAACGTGGCCAACCGCCAACTGGCCCTGCGCACCAGCGGTAAAGGCAACCTCTACTACTTCTGGGAAACCGAGGGTATTTCGCCCACCGGCCAGGTGCGCGAGGAAGACGCCTACCTGCAAGTTCGTCGCCAGTTTCTGGACCGCAACGGCAACCTGGTGGGCTCTACCTCCTTCAAGCAAAACGACCTAGTAGTGGTGCGTATCACCATCCAGTCGGCGGAAACAGCAGGCGAGGTGAAGAACGTAGCCATTACGGACCTGCTGCCCGCCGGCCTGGAAATTGAGAACCCACGCATCGGGGCCGTCCGGGACCTGACCTGGGCCAAGGACGCAGCCCAACCCGATTATATGGATGTGCGCGACGACCGGATCAACCTCTTCACCACCGTTACTACCCAGCCGAAGTCGTTCTACTATCTCTGCCGCGCCGTAAGCAAAGGCACCTTCAAGCTCGGCCCCGTCAGTGCCGATGCCATGTACAACGCCGAGTACCACAGCTACAATGGGGCCGGCGTGGTGCGG
Proteins encoded in this window:
- a CDS encoding DUF6678 family protein, which produces MDKLIAIQYLIKRTCCKVRLKVYHEDLATEWRGGFGLPVKGYIEVVGPERIEDVEWIELDPIVVTHIGRLMPPEVTVITDEIVQTLYKEVINYKIVRGIVRIYGQQLQ
- a CDS encoding alpha-2-macroglobulin family protein, translating into MLFRFVSRLPLLVLLALLCACSKSGSDASQDPNGEEIDPYQNLVFQFADAVASKDQQDRWDTVQVVRFEPAMRGKFKWTSDRELIFSPSTPFRPSTAFTATLRKEALPEGKRNVELPENRHKFHTPYLQLQEPQAFWGRSERAAGTAEMRVELPFNYSVKPADVKPLLRVTQDGQPVAFEVSGEPGQVVRVSLNQQVRPGSPLTVALGQGLRAQGSDQASTSEYEKQVQVPAPEALEVRSITGTLQSADPIITILTNQPVTTGDLRNALSVSPQVAYEVEELESGFRLKGGFEVGKSYRVSLRQGLRGSLGGHLGEDFTQTVSFSDERPTISFASAEKAMYLDALGSRNLGVRINEVGQVKVTIAKVYANNIQQLLRGGIQYGYDGEESGEEEESEEGGYVDHSYQYYDVETLGNVLTERTYTVSGLPKAQGLRLLNLNLKDLEFAGGLKGLYIIKVQDTERQWLQVSKLVAVSDIGLIVKQGKAGSTLVFANSIRNAKALSGVEMRFISTNNQVMGTGLTNREGVAKFDSTAQNGRFRLGMVMAQQGNDFTFLDLSRSRVETSRFEVGGLQSNTARYQAFLYGDRDLYRPGDTIQTNTVIRTEDWQAPPKGLPVKIRLLLPTGKEYASLQKTLNAAGSFEARFLLPPAVMTGLYTLEVLTGNDVLLTSRKLSVEEFIPDRMKVTVKASRPVVKPGQTVEAQITAQNLFGPPAADRKFEVEFSLKEKPFTPKNYADYTFAINSGDKQRGTYGDQVSTPISDRFEKTTREGTTDAAGRGTATYEVPDYSDLGILEGAAFTTVFDETGRPVNRLATFEVQTQPVLFGVKNMDELVQTRQALPVRLVALTPAGRPTSAQATVRVVRLLWETVIERQGGRYIYNSQKREQVVLSRNVTVASGGSDAGLGFTPTYSGEYEIRVSRPGAVTYVAQRVYAYGYGDTQSNSFEVNNEGEVTIEADKPKYEPGETANLLLKTPFPGRVLVTVERDRVLDHFYVNTDEKSARVSIPIRTGHVPNVYVTATAIREIKDNRLPLTVARGFVPLTVEKPGAKLQVAIKAPAQSRSQTAQTIEVTTAPGAQVTLAMVDEGILQMKDYRKPDPYGYFYQKRALEVQAYDVYPFLLPELGTSSTGGDGYDLSRRTTPVPNRRVKLLAKWSGVLTADASGKARYKLQVPQFSGAVRIMAVAYKNDAFGSAEHTMRVADPVVISTALPRFLSPGDTIDVPVTLTNTTGKAIDVQALLISGSINQAEVFSKSGDEIDELPGHEHEYLNPKGTRSYFIRLRPNAERRVLFHLVAKSVGNSVIKVRAHDLKMSAKGGASDIFTETIELPIRPASPLQKRTGAGVVAGGAAKQLNLKTDFLPSSLRSQLVVSRSPMTEFAKDLRYLLQYPYGCLEQTVSAAFPQLYYGDLAATLGQKTGKTGKAGLFNPNYHVQEAIRKVEAQQMYNGSLSYWPGGDYDNWWATIYAAHFLLEAQQAGFDVNKNVLDRVLRYLQARVRKRETDTYNIIQTGGVIQPVTLAKKEVAYSLYVLALAGRPDAVGLNYYKANRPQLAEDSRYLLAAAFALSGNQRGYQSTVPTRFGASPSIAGRQLDGAFSSPIRDEALVLNALLAADPANPQVNTLARQLSRQVKQAGWLNTQERAFALLALGKLAKKNAGSTVVASLLADGKTIGNFSGKDLTVSNVANRQLALRTSGKGNLYYFWETEGISPTGQVREEDAYLQVRRQFLDRNGNLVGSTSFKQNDLVVVRITIQSAETAGEVKNVAITDLLPAGLEIENPRIGAVRDLTWAKDAAQPDYMDVRDDRINLFTTVTTQPKSFYYLCRAVSKGTFKLGPVSADAMYNAEYHSYNGAGVVRVR
- a CDS encoding putative sugar O-methyltransferase codes for the protein MNHLDKLYAAYQQAPEIFHVSRYWRAYEQRIIEEVKTADIQELRSGKYPLFSTFGFNDLVYHYHPNMPSYVKSARKLIRKLFIDNRASLPYSLTLNDIREMAVKHCMLEGILAGAQPITELEASEFGNPQDVFLFQNKKYTMNFLNYYIRYCYAQQYIKLQGDEVIVELGSGSGYQTEILKKAYPNLTILCFDLPAQLYLCEKYLTGVFGPDAIESSENTLHITDLSNIKKGKINFLGNWQMPLLKGFAFDVFWNAASFGEMEPHIVENYLSYIQEEAAWVYLLQARKGKESTESKGVQQPIRFEDYNAMLSSSHALVHEGDAYEANRRMAKTGGYFQAVWSNKA